GAAACTTTTCTCTGTTGCCCAGAGCGGCAGGTCCTAACTCTGCATCCAGGTTCAGTATACCGTTATTTACCTGCTCTATCCAGTTTCGGATGGTCTGATCGTTTATGCCGTATTCCAGGGCTACCTCACGGATACTCCGCTTCTCAGGGGGTAAGACTTTTTTCAAGACTGATTCTTTGATGGCTCTGCTGTACCTCATACTGTCTCCATAGTTCTGTTCTCTGATGAAGAAATTAAATTCTCACATCAGGCGTAATCTATGTTGACACAGGGGGATAGTGGGTCAATATCCTCTTCATAGAAATGTATAAACTTACAACGATATTCGTATAATACTATCAAATTTTCTCTGATGTGGAAATATTCCTTTCCAAGCTGATCAATCACACAATTAAGTATCTTTTCGAAAGGTTTTGAATGACCATCACTTTGGAAAATATTAATATCTGGATAATATTTTGTAATATAAGATTTAAGAATTAATTCCCAAGAATTAATTAATAATATAGCGACAGTCTGATAGCGGTATGAAATGTTTGGTTTATTGTGTAATTCGATAGCAGAGAGCATACACTGTATAGAATTCTCTCTTAAATAATCGCTTAAATCTAATTCTAAAATGTCATCGACTTTTTTCTGTGAGCAATACTGAATAAATTCGTTTTCGGAAAACGAGTCAATTTCATCTAATGCGATTAATTTATTTTTATCTTTTTGAGAAATGAACTTATTTTTCAAGCTATTTCTAAAGTATGTATGAATTGATGTTACTTTGTAGTCTGCGGCCTCTGCTAATTCTGTAAAAGTAAAAAGGGATTTATCCTCATATTTCTTTTTTAGGAAGTGATATGTTTTTTTATATCCTTCTTTTGGCATTAGGTCATCCTTCTTTCATCTTTAAAATATAACATTCAATTGAGCTGCGTGGCGTTCACTGGCATGTGTTTGTGCTCTTTCCTTCATGCATTATACCATATCTTTCACAGATTAGTGCTTCCACTTTTAACCCAAGCTCTTCTTTACCCAATCCTCAGCACAAACCATGACAGTAGCCACGTCTGCTCCAATTGCTGGTTATGCTTATTCTTTATTCTTATAGTATTTATCTCTCCTCATCACGGCTACCTTCTGAATTAATTTAAACACCTCTTCTATCTCATTACTCTCATAGTCAGTAACTTCTACACAATAACAAGTATAATCTGTTTTATTGACACCTCTTTTAGATTCCAATTTATAATAATTGTTAAATGTTTCCATTCTCTTTATTACCCAAGCATATTCATCTTTTTCATTTTCTTTTATTTGAAAAACAATACTATTTGCTTTTATTTCGTCCGAAAGTATTCTATATCTTTTTTTCATTACATAAAACGATACCCATGCACTCTGATTATTTTCCCAATAAAATGTAAAATATTCAGGTGTTGAGACGGTTAACGGAGATACTACGAAGCCCTTTTCTTCCCATCTATCTATTTGGATCTTTATTTCTTCTCTTATAAAATTATTAGTAATTTTATCAATCTTATTTGCTAAATTTGCTTTTCCCTTTCTATTACTATTTAATAATTGTTGTTTATTATATTGTTTAACTATACAATAGAATTCGTCATTAATTTTTATACGTTTCATTTCAATTACCGTAATCTTATGAAACTTCTGCCCATACGATATAAAATAGCACGAAGTTAGTACTTCATCTGTAGCGTCCTCTGTAAAAAGAAACAAATTTATATTATTTTGTTTAATATTATTTTCTATTTTTGAGACAAGTCTATCATTCATTTTCTTATTTATCATTTCATCATTTTCAATTTTTGATAGAAATCTTTCTCTATCGATTATAAGATTATAAATTGAAAATGAATCTAAAGCATATTTTCCTATCTGCGATATCACTTCCTGTCTATTTCTCATGTCTTCACCACGTTTTATTTCTATTAATAACACTGCACCACTTTCATTGAATCCAATAAAATCTATAGAGCTTTCCTGACTTAACTGTTCTTCATGTAATAAGAAAATATATTCCCCGAATATTTCATTTCTATTTGCAATAAAAAATGAATGCATATCATATCTATTATCATAATTTTTAACTTCAGCCTCAAAGCGTATATTTTGATAATTGATTTCTTTAATTTTATGATTATTACTATTTTCTCTAAATATATTCATACGCTTCCATAGTTAATTTCTTCCTTGATCTTTGTAACTGTTCATAAATCACTTCATCACCTACTATTTAAACCGCATCCCCAATTAAGCATAACATAATAACTTCTCTCTTATTCCGCATAAACCGCTTAGCACATTACTTATGGCCATAAAACTTCCTCATACATACATTATTCCCGTCAACAATGGTCATAACGTGCTACATAATAGAGATATACCCAGTGGGCATAACCTACCTACCACACCAGTTTAGTCCCAGCGCCATGATGCCAGTGGGAACCTTGATTACATACTGTCCCAATAGTTGCCCCAAAACCAGCTTTCATACACTTTACACTAACTCTTGCCTTTTCTGCAAATTTTTCATGAAATAGGTAAACTTTACTTAGTGCTCGGAATCCTGATGGTACACATGCCGTTTAGCACGGTAGACACCTTTCTTTTAAACCTGCCATACTTTCTCCCATGGTTTAACTTTCAATTGATGGTGAGAAAAGGAATTATCTCTTTTCAATCACTAGGATTCCGAACAGTAGATATCGTTTCCAGCACGTAATGTGCAGTCTCTCCTATTCATCCGGACATCAACAATAGTACTTCCAATGTTGAATACTTCAGGAGATTTCTGCATTTATACTGTTAGAAGTCATGCACGATAATAGTTTTTATAGATACCTTACAGAAAGGCTACGCTACAATGAGAAAAAGGCAACATATTTGCAAAACTGGGTAGCAAAATATCATGCCTTCAAAAAAGGCAGACCCTTTGGTTCTGTAGCAGATTATCTTTCAATGCTTTCCGCCCGTTTTGAACCATGGCAGGTCCTTCAGGCAAAGGAAGCGGTCTATCTTTACTTACGCTTTACAGGTAAACTCCCAAAACACGATACTTCGTATAAACCGACTCCCCCTTATAAAGCAAGAGTCAAAAATACAGAAGATCCTAAACCTCAGGAACAAAGGGAATTATCTGTTATACGGCTGTGGGACGAAGCAACCAGGATAATGCGACAAAGCCTCAGGATTCAGCACAAATCCTACGCTACTGAAAAAACTTATCTTGGGTGGGTTGAACGATTTGCTCGGTGGTCTCGCCTAACGCCCGATAAACTGACAGAACAACATGTTAAAAAGTATCTCTCGCATCTGGCTGTGGATCGAAAAGTTGCAGTAGCAACACAACGGCAAGCATTTAACGCCCTCCTCTATTTCTATCGTTACGTTTTAGCAATTCCTATTGAAGATCTGAGTGGGACAGTCGCTTCCAAAATCCCACAACGGCTTCCCGTCGTACTATCGAAAAAGGAAATCGATGCTACACTTTTGTGTCTCCCGGTCCTGCACAAGCTTATGTGTAGAATCATTTACGGAGGTGGATTAAGAATCAGTGAATGTCTTTCCTTACGGATAAAAGATCTTGATTTTGAAAATGGGGTACTTTTTGTTCGGGCAGGCAAAGGCAATAAAGATCGAAAAACACTTTTTCCTCAATCACTGCATCAGGATGTTAAAACTCATATGGCCCATATTCATTTACTTTATGAGGATGATCGGGCAGAACATCGAAATGGGGTCATGCTGCCCTTTGCCTTAGAGCAGAAATACCCGCTTGCAGGAAAAGAGTGGAAGTGGTTTTGGCTTTTTCCTTCCCCAAAACTTTCCATCGATCCTATGAGTGGAATAGTCCGTAGGCATCACATCTACTCGTCTACACTCCAGGGAAGTTTCAAAAAGGCATTGGACCGTGCAGGAATACAAAAGCATGCAACTGTCCACACCCTACGCCACAGTTTTGCAACACATCTTATCGAGCATGGCTATGATATTCGATCGATACAAGAATTGATGGGGCACTCAGATGTATCTACGACAATGATCTACACCCATATAGCAGAAAAGAATAAATTGAGCGTCATAAGCCCCCTCGACTTCTGACAGATAGTCACGGGATCACAGAAGCAGGCGCTATAAGAACGCCATGGTGCGTTTTGCACGGCGGTTTTTCCAACGGGAACCAATTACCGCAGCAACAACTTGCATTGGCATAACCAGGCCCAAAGAGCGAAGAACACC
This portion of the Sediminispirochaeta bajacaliforniensis DSM 16054 genome encodes:
- a CDS encoding integron integrase — its product is MHDNSFYRYLTERLRYNEKKATYLQNWVAKYHAFKKGRPFGSVADYLSMLSARFEPWQVLQAKEAVYLYLRFTGKLPKHDTSYKPTPPYKARVKNTEDPKPQEQRELSVIRLWDEATRIMRQSLRIQHKSYATEKTYLGWVERFARWSRLTPDKLTEQHVKKYLSHLAVDRKVAVATQRQAFNALLYFYRYVLAIPIEDLSGTVASKIPQRLPVVLSKKEIDATLLCLPVLHKLMCRIIYGGGLRISECLSLRIKDLDFENGVLFVRAGKGNKDRKTLFPQSLHQDVKTHMAHIHLLYEDDRAEHRNGVMLPFALEQKYPLAGKEWKWFWLFPSPKLSIDPMSGIVRRHHIYSSTLQGSFKKALDRAGIQKHATVHTLRHSFATHLIEHGYDIRSIQELMGHSDVSTTMIYTHIAEKNKLSVISPLDF
- a CDS encoding DUF3644 domain-containing protein produces the protein MPKEGYKKTYHFLKKKYEDKSLFTFTELAEAADYKVTSIHTYFRNSLKNKFISQKDKNKLIALDEIDSFSENEFIQYCSQKKVDDILELDLSDYLRENSIQCMLSAIELHNKPNISYRYQTVAILLINSWELILKSYITKYYPDINIFQSDGHSKPFEKILNCVIDQLGKEYFHIRENLIVLYEYRCKFIHFYEEDIDPLSPCVNIDYA
- a CDS encoding transposase, yielding MRYSRAIKESVLKKVLPPEKRSIREVALEYGINDQTIRNWIEQVNNGILNLDAELGPAALGNREKF